GCCACGTGATGCGGTTGGGCTGGGCTTTGCCGACGATGGTATCGTACAAGTAGTACAATCCGCCAACCGAGCCGATGACAGCGCCGACAATCGCCCAATATTCCGGAAGCATGCGTCAATCACCGCAAACCACCAGCGACTGTCAAGACTTTAGTCCGTAGGTCGACTTCAGCTTTCTTGGTCCATATTTGACCTTGACAATTTTGACTAGGCTCTTAGCTTGAGGGTGGTACGGGCATCCCTGACATCTCAAGGTCGAGAATATTTTCGCCACCGATGCTATACTTAATTAGTACTTCGCTAACGTATTAGACCAAACCCTAACGCATACCGCTTAATTGGAGGTTGTATGTCTAAACGTGTCCCCAACCAAAGACACATCGGCGCGGGCGCTCTGGCAATACTTGCCGCCGCGTTTTTGTTTTGCACATATGCATCGGCGTCTCCACTCGACAGTCGCGGCGACCTCAATCTCAACGGACTTGCGAATGAGGTGTCCGATGCGATTCTCTTCTCCGACTTCTTCTTCGCTGGATTGGCGGCATTCACGACGGATGTCGACGCCCAGGTCGCCGCTTCCGACGTCAACGCCAATAACATGCCGCTTGAGTTTCGCGACCTCGTATATCTGGCCCGCATTGTCTATGGCGATGCAGTACCCTTTCCCAAGTTGCCCGCAGTCGACACATTGACAGCCCTTTTTACCCAGAATACTTTTTCCCAGTATGTGCGCGTCGAATCTCCGCACACGCTTGCCGGCGCAATTCTGGATTTCGACGGTGAGATCACCCCGGACTTCATGCCGGCCGCGCCTGATAACTTCTTCCACCTGACAATGAATCTCAGCGGCGGTACCCGGGTACTTGTGGCCAGCGGTCAGCCCGATCAAGCCTCGAACGGATATTGGTTCAGCTATACCGGCGAAGGCACCCTCGTTTCCGTGACAACGACGGATTTCGCGGACTCGCCGATCGATGCCCAGATTGCCTTTGAGACCGCACCCGCAAACTGCGGCGATTTCAACGCCGACGGCCATAGGAACATTAGCGACGCAGTGTCCTTGATTAATTACATTTTCGTCTTCGGACCGCCGCCTCTTGATGTCTACGCTGGCGACGTTGACTGCAACAGGATACTGACTGTAAGCGATGCAGTTTACTTGGTCCTCTATGTTTTTGCAGGCGGTCCTGCGCCCTGTACCAATTGCCCGTAGTCTATGATTAGTTCGTAGATCTTTGGTAGGACAGACATTCCTGTCTGTCATTGCGCCTCTTTCGCTCAGGTAGGACAGACATTCCTGTCTGTCATGCGCCACAATCAACCCTGTCCCAACGCAGCTCACTCCAGCGTCTTGTACACTTCGCAAATTTCAATTCCCCTCTTGAGAGGGGTGCCTTGAGCGCGCGATCCGCCGCGGCGGAGAGCGCGATCAAGGCGGGGGTGGCTGGGCGCGGGGGTGTCCCTCCCGCAACCTTCACCCCCTCATCGACTTTATTGTTGATTCTACTCCGCTTTGCGCTAACATATCTCTCAACAAGATTCTGCTCGATTCGAAACCGAGGACTAAATGAAAACCACTCCGCGACCAGTCATACTAATTCTCACCATAGCTTGCATCGCGACCATGTTTGCCGCCTGCGCCACAAAGAAGACGACTTCTACTCCTCTCGGTTCTGGTTCTGGCCAGAGTCTCAGACTCGGCACTGGCTCCGACTCCACCGGACAAAACTTCGGACTACTCGATCCGGATGCCACACGCAAGTCTGACTCGACAGGAGCTGTTGAGGTCGAAATGCGTCCAGTTCAACTTAAATCGCCTCTTCTAACCTATCCGGAAATTGCCCGCAAAGCTGGAATCGATGGTTCAGTCTGGGTCACGGTTCTGGTTGGAATTGATGGAGTAGCTCGAGCCACCCTAATCGAAAAGGATTCCGGAACACTTGTCGGTTTTGAAGATTCAGCGCGAGCCTGTGCCAAGGCATCACGATGGAAACCGGCGGAGAACCAAAGGTCGCCCCGTTGCGCTCTGGGTTACCTACGAGATAAAATTCCAGCTCGACGATCCTCAGTAGGACAGCGCTATCCGTTCCACTTCCTACTCACACCCGCTGCACGGCGCCGGTCCCGAAGCAAATATGAAACTCACCATGTACACAACATCTGAAATATCCATCTGCCCGCTGCAGTTGATATCGCCGCCCGCTGAATCCTGTGGTGCTGGTCCTGCCGCAAAAATGTAGTTCACCATATAGACCACATCCGAAATATCGACGCTCTGCGACCCGTTGCAGTCGCCGCAAACAGACCCGCCGATCTTTTCGAGAATCAGCAAGCCGTTGTAATTCGCGACATAAACATTATTCCCGGCAATCGCAACATCACGGGCTTGCGAGTTTGTTCCAAATGAGGCCGCCCAGACCGGCATCGCGGGATTGCTGATATCAACCACCCACAGACTATCCGTCTCACCGCCCAGATAAGCATAGTTGCCGTCAAGTTCCACTGTCCACAGCGGACCAACCATCGCAACTTGGCCAATGCGCGTCATCGCCCCCGGATTCTTGACATTGATAATCTCCAGCCCGCCATACCAGGTCGCAACGTATGCCAGCGTATCGCGCACAGCCACTGCCATCGCTTGTTTCGCCGTCGGGAAATTTCCTTCTTGGTGAATGCTTGCCGGACTACCAACATCATAAATCCGCAGTCCCCCGTTGTCGCAAGCCGCATAGACTATCGTATCAACTAAGTCAATTCCCCATGTCGTTCCCGGCGGGTCAAACATTCCCAAGTAGTTCGGCGCTTCTGGTAATGCCATGCTGTGAATGACAAAACCGGAATTCCCCATTGTCGCACATAGCAGCGTATCATCGATATCCAG
This is a stretch of genomic DNA from bacterium. It encodes these proteins:
- a CDS encoding energy transducer TonB yields the protein MKTTPRPVILILTIACIATMFAACATKKTTSTPLGSGSGQSLRLGTGSDSTGQNFGLLDPDATRKSDSTGAVEVEMRPVQLKSPLLTYPEIARKAGIDGSVWVTVLVGIDGVARATLIEKDSGTLVGFEDSARACAKASRWKPAENQRSPRCALGYLRDKIPARRSSVGQRYPFHFLLTPAARRRSRSKYETHHVHNI